One Malaclemys terrapin pileata isolate rMalTer1 chromosome 7, rMalTer1.hap1, whole genome shotgun sequence genomic region harbors:
- the TMEM115 gene encoding transmembrane protein 115 produces the protein MNRYLPVARQHFLAVLASTSVVVKSICATVILLYLLSFAVDTVFGLGVTPGYLFPPNFWIWTLATHSVVEKHVWDVGVSLATVVLAGRLLEPLWGALELLIFFAVVNISVGLLGAFAYFLTYVGSFNLLYLFTVRIHGMLGFLGGVLVALKQTMGDSTVLKVPQVRMKVVPMLLLLILAVLRLTTLIESNLLASYGFGVLSSWIYLRFYQRHSRGRGDMSDHFAFATFFPEILQPVIGLVANLVHGILVKVKVCRKTVKRYDVGAPSSITISLPGTDPQDAERRRQLALKALNERLKRVEDQSAWPSMEDDEDEGGPKADSPLLPEKSQSSRDANAAGKGASQESSLITFEDAPPQL, from the exons ATGAACCGGTACCTCCCAGTAGCCCGGCAGCATTTTCTGGCTGTGCTGGCCAGCACCAGTGTGGTGGTGAAGTCCATCTGTGCCACTGTCATCCTGCTCTACCTTCTATCCTTTGCTGTGGACACTGTGTTCGGGCTTGGCGTGACTCCTGGTTACCTCTTTCCACCCAACTTTTGGATCTGGACGTTGGCCACACACAGTGTGGTGGAGAAGCATGTCTGGGACGTTGGCGTGAGCCTGGCCACAGTAGTGctggctggcaggctgctggaGCCCCTGTGGGGAGCACTGGAGCTCCTGATCTTCTTTGCAGTGGTGAATATCTCAGTTGGGCTTCTGGGAGCCTTTGCCTACTTTCTCACCTATGTGGGATCATTCAATCTCTTGTACCTGTTTACCGTTCGCATTCACGGCATGCTGGGCTTCCTCGGTGGGGTCTTGGTGGCCCTCAAGCAGACCATGGGCGACAGCACTGTTCTGAAGGTGCCCCAGGTGCGGATGAAAGTGGTCCCTATGCTCTTACTACTTATCCTGGCTGTTCTGAGGCTGACCACCCTAATTGAAAGCAACCTATTGGCCTCTTATGGCTTTGGGGTCCTCTCCAGCTGGATCTATCTTCGTTTCTACCAGCGGCACAGTAGGGGACGTGGAGACATGTCAGACCACTTTGCCTTTGCCACGTTCTTCCCCGAGATCCTGCAGCCCGTGATTGGTTTGGTGGCCAACTTGGTGCATGGCATCTTGGTGAAGGTAAAAGTTTGCCGGAAAACAGTGAAACGTTATGATGTGGGTGCTCCTTCGTCCATCACCATCAGCCTGCCTGGAACAGACCCGCAGGATGCTGAGAGGAGAAG ACAACTCGCCCTGAAGGCGCTGAATGAGCGGTTGAAACGCGTGGAGGACCAGTCAGCGTGGCCCAGCATGGAGGACGATGAGGATGAGGGAGGTCCCAAGGCGGACAGCCCGCTGCTCCCTGAGAAGAGCCAAAGCAGCCGGGATGCCAATGCTGCAGGGAAAGGAGCCAGCCAGGAGTCCAGCCTCATCACCTTTGAGGATGCTCCCCCTCAGCTGTGA